GCATTTTTATATGCTTTGGAACGTGTTTCATCAATGGCTGTATTACGGGCAATATTTAAAAGCCAGGTAAAAAAGCGTCCTTTTTTTACGTTATAAGATGCAGCATTGTTCCATACTTTAATAAAGACATCCTGTAAAAGCTCTTCTGCTGTTTCTTCGTCTAAAACAATACTGTAAATAATGCCATAGATGGCTTCACTGTACATTGTGTATAATCGGGAAAACGCTTTTTCGTTTCCGTTTTGCATCTCAATAATGAGATCATTGGGTTGTTCCATAAAACCGCATTTTTTTTTGTAAATGTACCGAAATTATTAATTAAACTATGAAGTGGGTGAAAATTCATTTTTTTAAGCACATGTG
This region of Aequorivita marisscotiae genomic DNA includes:
- a CDS encoding RNA polymerase sigma factor; translation: MEQPNDLIIEMQNGNEKAFSRLYTMYSEAIYGIIYSIVLDEETAEELLQDVFIKVWNNAASYNVKKGRFFTWLLNIARNTAIDETRSKAYKNARKNLSTTNFVDILSSADSLNKLTNSIGIKKFVDALKPACIKIIDLLYFKGYTQAEASKTLEIPLGTIKTRNRTCINDLRVMVLG